A genomic stretch from Arthrobacter sp. KBS0702 includes:
- a CDS encoding glycoside hydrolase family 13 protein, translating to MPAAHTPGPLPHHDGSGLHAPQKAALGEAARLRLRIPEVWGHASRVWLRSVHDGEPRYTAAASLGVADGWAWWEAELAVTNPVARYRFLIEAGQRYWSLNAQGLFSRDVSDYADFRLTTFPAAPRWLRQGTMYQVFPDRFARSSAGKNPAAAHPAPDWAVPCDWDTTEVQGASPETPVQFYGGDLHGITEHLDHIQALGTDIIYLTPFFPARSNHRYDASTFATVDPLLGGDEALVELVEAAHARGLKVMGDLTANHSGDAHEWFQRALADPGSEEAGYYYFNADHTSYEAWYGVPSLPKLNWASAGLRDKFVLADDSPVARWLRPPFNLDGWRIDVGNMTGRLGATDLNQEVARLIADRVREINPDAALLAEATNDAAPDFSGEHWHGAMTYSNFTRPLWAWLSGDAGHVNFFGTPLPGPNRMEAEDFLATHQDLAAAFSWDVRQQNMNALNSHDTARAATVMIDGGQRLGAVLMFTLPGVPVLFAGDEFGLKGDNGEFSRTPMPWTDPGRILTDLRGTYAALTALRRDQQALTGGGIRWLHAQGDALAFVRETPDSAVLVAVARAAANVHLAAGLLSDGQLDALSRPPAFAVGDIAAAGARLRAGGPAAAAWVLPGVTVPAP from the coding sequence CATCCCTGAGGTGTGGGGCCACGCGAGCCGGGTCTGGCTCCGCTCCGTGCACGACGGCGAACCCCGGTACACGGCCGCCGCCAGCCTCGGCGTGGCGGATGGCTGGGCCTGGTGGGAAGCGGAGCTGGCCGTCACCAACCCGGTGGCCCGCTACCGCTTCCTGATTGAGGCCGGTCAGCGGTACTGGAGCCTCAATGCCCAGGGTCTCTTCAGCCGGGACGTCTCCGACTACGCCGACTTCCGGCTGACGACCTTCCCGGCCGCCCCGCGGTGGCTGCGCCAGGGCACGATGTACCAGGTCTTCCCGGACCGCTTCGCCCGCTCGTCCGCCGGAAAAAACCCGGCCGCGGCGCACCCGGCCCCGGACTGGGCCGTGCCCTGCGACTGGGACACCACCGAGGTGCAGGGCGCCTCCCCGGAGACGCCCGTGCAGTTCTACGGCGGGGACCTGCACGGCATCACCGAGCACCTGGACCACATCCAGGCGCTCGGGACGGACATCATCTACCTGACGCCGTTCTTCCCGGCGCGCTCCAACCACCGCTACGACGCCTCCACCTTTGCCACGGTGGACCCGCTGCTCGGCGGCGATGAGGCCCTGGTGGAGCTCGTGGAGGCGGCCCACGCCCGCGGCCTGAAGGTGATGGGCGACCTCACCGCCAACCACTCCGGCGACGCGCACGAATGGTTCCAGCGGGCCCTCGCCGACCCCGGCTCCGAGGAAGCGGGCTACTACTACTTCAACGCGGACCACACCAGCTACGAGGCCTGGTACGGCGTCCCCTCGCTGCCCAAGCTGAACTGGGCTTCGGCTGGCCTGCGGGACAAATTCGTCCTGGCCGACGATTCCCCGGTGGCCCGCTGGCTCCGTCCGCCGTTCAACCTCGACGGATGGCGGATCGACGTCGGCAACATGACCGGGCGGCTGGGGGCAACGGACCTCAACCAGGAGGTCGCCCGGCTGATCGCAGACCGGGTCCGGGAAATCAATCCGGACGCGGCGCTGCTGGCCGAGGCAACCAACGACGCCGCCCCCGACTTCAGCGGCGAGCACTGGCACGGGGCCATGACGTACTCCAACTTCACCCGGCCGCTGTGGGCCTGGCTTAGCGGCGATGCCGGGCACGTCAACTTCTTCGGCACGCCGCTGCCGGGGCCGAACCGGATGGAAGCGGAGGATTTCCTCGCCACGCACCAGGACCTGGCCGCCGCGTTCAGCTGGGACGTCCGGCAGCAGAACATGAACGCCCTGAACAGCCACGACACCGCCCGAGCGGCCACGGTGATGATCGACGGCGGCCAGCGGCTGGGCGCCGTATTGATGTTCACCCTCCCCGGCGTGCCGGTGCTGTTTGCGGGCGACGAGTTCGGACTCAAGGGCGATAACGGGGAGTTCTCCCGGACCCCCATGCCCTGGACCGACCCCGGCCGGATCCTGACCGACCTCCGCGGCACCTACGCCGCACTCACCGCGCTGCGCCGGGACCAGCAGGCGCTCACCGGCGGCGGAATCCGCTGGCTGCACGCGCAGGGGGATGCGCTGGCCTTTGTCCGGGAAACCCCGGACAGTGCGGTGCTGGTGGCGGTGGCCCGGGCCGCCGCAAACGTGCACCTCGCAGCGGGGCTGCTCTCCGACGGCCAGCTCGATGCGCTCTCCCGGCCGCCGGCCTTCGCCGTCGGAGACATTGCTGCGGCCGGGGCACGCCTCCGTGCCGGCGGCCCCGCGGCCGCCGCCTGGGTACTGCCCGGCGTCACGGTGCCGGCACCCTAG
- a CDS encoding FAD-binding oxidoreductase, translating to MRSIVEELTSALGAEKIAVDEASLAGYAVDQAPVLDYQLPQAVVLAESVADVQAAVRACAARRVPLVARGAGTGVSGGAHASEGCVVLSLERMNRILELNPDDETAVVEPGVINADLNAAAAVHGLMYAPDPASYKISTIGGNVATNAGGLRCAKYGVTRDSVLALDVVLADGSLIHTGHQTFKGVAGYDLTGLFVGSEGTLGIVVGVTVRLKYLPREVHTIAAFYPDFRSAAAGVLAVGRARVQPAIMELLDGGTLARLDAVHGSDLASRGASLLLIQTDGFGAEAEAAAIRPLLAAGGAVVTMEANAEAEQLVELRRNSRGVEVDDEYRVGEDVAVPRSRLVDYVEELEAMAVRHEVKLKVVAHAGDGNLHPTFWVDRTGDAVDAAAMERLGAALDDSVTVALAMGGTITGEHGVGQYKLRWLGLEQKEPVRELQRRIKELFDPAGILNPGKAI from the coding sequence ATGCGCAGCATTGTTGAGGAGCTGACGTCCGCCCTGGGCGCGGAGAAAATCGCGGTGGATGAGGCGTCCCTGGCCGGTTATGCCGTGGACCAGGCCCCCGTGCTGGACTACCAGCTCCCGCAGGCCGTGGTCCTCGCCGAATCCGTGGCCGACGTCCAGGCTGCCGTCCGGGCCTGCGCCGCCCGCCGGGTGCCGTTGGTGGCCCGCGGTGCCGGTACCGGGGTGTCCGGTGGCGCCCACGCCAGCGAGGGCTGCGTGGTGCTGAGCCTGGAACGGATGAACCGCATCCTGGAGCTCAACCCGGACGACGAGACCGCCGTCGTCGAACCCGGCGTCATCAACGCGGACCTCAACGCCGCCGCCGCGGTGCACGGCCTGATGTACGCCCCCGATCCCGCGAGCTACAAAATCTCCACCATCGGCGGCAACGTCGCCACCAACGCCGGCGGGCTGCGCTGCGCAAAGTACGGGGTGACCCGGGATTCGGTGCTGGCGCTCGACGTCGTGCTCGCGGACGGTTCGCTCATCCACACCGGGCACCAGACCTTCAAGGGCGTGGCAGGCTACGACCTCACCGGGCTGTTCGTGGGGTCGGAGGGGACCCTCGGGATCGTCGTCGGGGTCACGGTGCGGCTGAAGTACCTGCCGCGGGAGGTCCACACCATCGCGGCCTTCTACCCGGACTTCCGCAGCGCCGCGGCCGGGGTCCTTGCGGTGGGCCGCGCACGGGTCCAGCCGGCCATCATGGAACTGCTCGACGGCGGCACCCTCGCCCGGCTCGATGCGGTCCACGGCTCGGACCTGGCCTCCCGGGGCGCCTCGCTGCTGCTGATCCAGACCGACGGTTTCGGCGCCGAAGCGGAGGCGGCCGCGATCCGGCCGCTGCTGGCCGCTGGCGGGGCCGTGGTGACCATGGAGGCGAACGCGGAAGCGGAGCAGCTCGTGGAATTGCGCCGCAACAGCCGTGGCGTGGAGGTCGACGACGAATACCGGGTGGGCGAGGACGTCGCCGTGCCGCGCTCGCGGCTGGTGGACTACGTCGAAGAGCTCGAGGCCATGGCCGTGCGGCACGAGGTCAAGCTCAAGGTGGTGGCGCACGCCGGCGACGGCAACCTGCACCCCACCTTCTGGGTAGACCGGACCGGCGACGCGGTGGATGCCGCGGCCATGGAGCGGCTCGGCGCCGCCCTGGACGATTCCGTCACGGTGGCCCTGGCGATGGGCGGCACCATCACGGGGGAGCACGGCGTGGGCCAGTACAAGCTGCGCTGGCTGGGCCTGGAGCAGAAGGAACCGGTACGGGAATTGCAGCGCCGGATCAAGGAGCTCTTCGACCCGGCCGGCATCCTGAACCCCGGCAAGGCGATTTAG
- a CDS encoding DUF4032 domain-containing protein has protein sequence MSEDNGAQWHDEPTDYGQIGKLPRYEAASANDDKAVSSSLSITAAATEPELLDLPWHIALEDWPAEYLAALPRGISRHIVRFAHLGGSVIAIKETSEHIARHEYHMLRKLARLDVPCVEPVAVITGRTTPEGRPLNPVLVTRHLKFSMPYRALFSQMLRKDTLTRLIDAQALLLVRLHLIGFYWGDVSLSNTLFRRDAGAFAAYLVDAETGELYPDLSTGQREYDLEIARVNIAGELMDLLDGGLIEEKVDPVATSELIMESYRRLWTELTEKESFEIGERWRVAARIRRLNELGFDVEEYAIKTTQNGSTIQLQPKVVDAGHHQRRLLRLTGLDAQENQARRLLNDMDSFRADNNPGMDEEYSAHLWVSQIFEPIVRSIPRDLSGKLEPAEAVHEILEHRWYMSEKENRHIPLAEAVQSYIDSELRHRRDEAAIMLNPDTELLKILEVETEESRYGDDESAEEYPDADD, from the coding sequence ATGAGCGAGGACAACGGTGCCCAGTGGCACGACGAACCCACTGACTACGGGCAGATCGGCAAGCTGCCTCGGTACGAGGCTGCTAGCGCCAACGACGACAAGGCCGTCTCCAGTTCGCTGAGCATCACGGCCGCCGCCACGGAGCCCGAGCTGCTGGACCTGCCCTGGCACATCGCGCTGGAGGACTGGCCGGCGGAGTACCTCGCCGCGCTCCCCCGCGGCATCTCCCGGCACATCGTGCGGTTCGCCCACCTCGGCGGATCCGTGATCGCCATCAAGGAGACCTCGGAGCACATCGCCCGGCACGAGTACCACATGCTCCGCAAGCTCGCCCGTCTGGACGTCCCCTGCGTGGAGCCGGTGGCGGTCATCACCGGCCGCACCACCCCCGAGGGCCGGCCGCTGAACCCCGTGCTGGTCACCCGGCACCTGAAGTTCTCCATGCCCTACCGCGCACTGTTTTCCCAGATGCTGCGCAAGGACACCCTGACGCGCCTGATCGACGCGCAGGCCCTGTTGCTGGTCCGGCTCCACCTCATCGGCTTCTACTGGGGCGATGTGTCCCTCTCCAACACCTTGTTCCGCCGCGACGCCGGCGCCTTCGCCGCCTACCTCGTGGACGCCGAAACCGGCGAGCTGTACCCGGACCTGTCCACTGGCCAGCGCGAGTACGACCTGGAAATTGCCCGGGTGAACATCGCCGGCGAACTGATGGACCTGCTCGACGGCGGCCTGATCGAGGAGAAGGTCGATCCCGTTGCCACCAGCGAGCTGATCATGGAGAGCTACCGGCGGCTCTGGACCGAGCTGACCGAGAAGGAGTCCTTCGAGATCGGCGAACGCTGGCGCGTGGCCGCCCGCATCCGGCGGCTCAATGAACTCGGCTTCGACGTCGAGGAGTACGCCATCAAGACCACCCAGAACGGCTCCACCATCCAGCTGCAGCCCAAAGTGGTCGACGCCGGGCACCACCAGCGGCGCCTGCTGCGCCTGACCGGCCTGGACGCCCAGGAAAACCAGGCCCGGCGGCTGCTCAACGACATGGACTCCTTCCGGGCGGACAACAACCCGGGCATGGACGAGGAATACAGCGCGCACCTCTGGGTAAGCCAGATCTTCGAGCCGATCGTCCGCTCAATCCCACGGGACCTGTCCGGGAAGCTGGAGCCGGCGGAAGCCGTGCACGAGATTCTGGAGCACCGCTGGTACATGTCCGAGAAGGAGAACCGGCACATCCCGCTGGCCGAGGCCGTGCAGTCCTACATCGATTCCGAGCTCCGGCACCGCCGGGACGAAGCCGCGATCATGCTTAATCCGGACACCGAGCTGCTGAAGATCCTCGAAGTGGAAACCGAGGAGTCCCGCTACGGCGACGACGAGTCGGCCGAAGAGTACCCCGACGCCGACGACTGA
- a CDS encoding ABC transporter ATP-binding protein — MATVTFDNATRLYPGTEKPAVDKLNIEIADGEFLVLVGPSGCGKSTSLRMLAGLEDVNSGRILIGDRDVTDVPPKDRDIAMVFQNYALYPHMTVADNMGFALKIAGVSKEERAERVREAAKLLDLEPYLDRKPKALSGGQRQRVAMGRAIVRNPQVFLMDEPLSNLDAKLRVQTRTQIASLTRRLGVTTVYVTHDQVEAMTMGDRVAVLKDGVLMQVDTPRNLYDKPKNVFVAGFIGSPAMNLLELPVVDGGVQFGGTIYPVPHDVLEEASGKTVTLGSRPEDLETAPEGEGLQVEVDVVEELGADAYVYGHTTLDGKDHDIVARVDGRRPPMKGETVWVRPQSGHVHLFDTKTGLRLGD; from the coding sequence GTGGCTACAGTTACTTTTGATAACGCTACGCGTCTGTACCCGGGCACAGAGAAGCCCGCTGTTGACAAGCTCAACATTGAAATCGCCGACGGCGAGTTCCTGGTCCTCGTTGGACCCTCCGGCTGCGGAAAGTCCACCTCCCTGCGTATGCTCGCGGGCCTGGAAGACGTCAACTCCGGCCGGATCCTGATTGGCGACCGCGATGTCACCGACGTCCCGCCGAAGGACCGTGACATCGCCATGGTCTTCCAGAACTACGCCCTCTACCCGCACATGACGGTGGCGGACAACATGGGCTTCGCGCTGAAGATCGCCGGCGTCAGCAAGGAAGAGCGCGCCGAGCGTGTCCGTGAGGCCGCCAAGCTGCTGGACCTCGAGCCGTACCTCGACCGCAAGCCGAAGGCCCTCTCCGGCGGCCAGCGCCAGCGTGTCGCCATGGGCCGCGCGATCGTGCGTAACCCGCAGGTCTTCCTGATGGACGAGCCGCTGTCCAACCTTGATGCCAAGCTCCGCGTGCAGACCCGCACGCAGATCGCGTCGCTGACCCGCCGCCTCGGCGTCACCACCGTCTACGTGACCCACGACCAGGTCGAAGCCATGACCATGGGCGACCGGGTCGCCGTGCTCAAAGACGGCGTGCTGATGCAGGTGGACACCCCGCGCAACCTCTACGACAAGCCGAAGAACGTCTTCGTGGCCGGCTTTATCGGCTCCCCCGCGATGAACCTGCTGGAGCTTCCCGTCGTCGACGGCGGCGTGCAGTTCGGCGGCACTATCTACCCGGTCCCGCACGATGTCCTCGAAGAGGCCAGTGGCAAGACCGTCACGCTGGGCAGCCGTCCGGAGGACCTTGAGACCGCCCCTGAGGGCGAAGGCCTCCAGGTGGAGGTCGACGTCGTCGAGGAACTCGGCGCCGACGCCTACGTCTACGGCCACACCACCCTCGACGGCAAGGACCACGACATCGTGGCCCGCGTCGACGGCCGCCGTCCCCCGATGAAGGGCGAGACCGTCTGGGTCCGCCCCCAGTCGGGCCACGTGCACCTGTTCGACACCAAGACGGGCCTGCGCCTCGGCGACTGA
- a CDS encoding VOC family protein, whose protein sequence is MTALQIYVSFPGTAREALGFYADVFGGELAMFTYEQFNRTDGPPDAIAHGQLTGAVALAGSDAAAGEKSVRFEGLMLSLLGTAEPAVLHEWFDKLAVEGSVIDPLAPKPWGASDGQVVDRHGLHWLIGYEHES, encoded by the coding sequence ATGACGGCCCTCCAGATCTATGTCAGTTTCCCCGGCACGGCGCGGGAAGCCCTTGGCTTCTATGCGGACGTTTTCGGCGGCGAGCTGGCCATGTTCACGTATGAGCAGTTCAACCGCACCGACGGACCGCCGGATGCCATCGCCCACGGCCAGCTGACCGGCGCGGTCGCCCTTGCAGGCTCGGATGCGGCGGCGGGCGAGAAAAGTGTCCGTTTCGAAGGCCTGATGCTCTCGCTGCTCGGGACCGCCGAGCCCGCAGTGCTGCACGAGTGGTTCGACAAGCTCGCCGTTGAGGGCAGCGTGATCGACCCCCTCGCCCCGAAGCCCTGGGGCGCGTCGGATGGCCAGGTCGTGGACCGTCACGGACTGCATTGGCTCATTGGCTACGAACATGAGTCCTGA